The following are encoded in a window of Natrononativus amylolyticus genomic DNA:
- a CDS encoding GNAT family N-acetyltransferase, with protein sequence MALDDYYIRDYRPEDLDEYLELYRSVFEAVRDDKWFRWKYEEPPSSENSEIIVAEHEGRIIGARSFFSVRMSCNNREYHALQPCDTMISPEHRRNGIFTRMNQKAIQKYENSDVRFFFNFPNKKALPGNLKMGWEFVQPLERHYRIQNPDRIAQLKFDSRFATLTGKVASAAFQGYCQIQNLRSSSISGLSIERYDHVPANEFSELHNQNRPIAIHAIRDETFYNWKFQNPKWDYRAYIARDNGESIAATIFASKSNGLNQTRIVESLPIQAENAPFTATECLYREAIVDHSQTDFFIAAGNAIPEKVLRRLGFLSDGSIPLSFKLTQKNMVARSLSGDLPIDLSNPDNWAVNFTELDTT encoded by the coding sequence ATGGCATTGGATGACTATTATATTCGTGATTATCGCCCTGAGGATTTGGATGAATATCTTGAACTCTATCGCTCAGTGTTTGAGGCTGTCAGAGACGATAAGTGGTTCCGATGGAAATATGAGGAGCCTCCCTCCTCTGAAAATTCAGAGATAATTGTTGCTGAGCACGAAGGTAGGATCATCGGTGCGCGGTCTTTTTTCTCGGTTAGAATGTCATGCAACAACCGGGAATACCATGCCCTTCAACCGTGCGACACAATGATTTCCCCGGAGCACCGTAGAAACGGTATTTTCACCCGAATGAACCAGAAAGCAATCCAGAAATACGAAAACAGTGATGTTCGGTTCTTTTTTAATTTCCCGAACAAGAAGGCGCTTCCAGGGAATTTAAAGATGGGATGGGAATTTGTACAGCCACTTGAGCGGCATTACCGCATTCAGAACCCCGACAGGATTGCCCAGTTGAAATTTGACAGCAGATTTGCAACCCTTACTGGGAAAGTTGCTTCAGCAGCGTTTCAGGGATATTGTCAAATTCAAAATCTCCGGTCCTCATCAATTTCTGGACTGTCAATTGAGCGGTACGATCATGTCCCAGCTAACGAATTTTCCGAACTTCACAATCAAAACCGGCCCATAGCAATCCATGCTATCCGAGACGAGACTTTCTATAACTGGAAGTTCCAAAACCCAAAATGGGACTATCGTGCATATATTGCTCGAGACAATGGTGAATCCATAGCTGCAACAATCTTTGCATCGAAATCGAACGGGCTGAACCAAACTCGAATCGTGGAGAGTCTCCCGATCCAAGCAGAAAACGCCCCATTTACCGCAACTGAGTGCCTCTATCGTGAGGCGATTGTAGATCATTCTCAAACAGACTTCTTTATTGCTGCTGGAAACGCCATTCCAGAGAAGGTTCTCCGTCGATTAGGCTTCCTTTCAGATGGGTCTATACCGCTTTCTTTTAAACTCACTCAAAAAAACATGGTGGCAAGGAGTCTCAGTGGAGATCTGCCTATTGATCTATCTAATCCTGACAATTGGGCTGTGAACTTTACTGAATTAGATACTACGTGA
- a CDS encoding flippase — MSLISDLSKRFRAELVGRIIDVISGGILIVALAHLLDPNAYGLLFLAISIFGMAEILSRFGIAKSAARFIVEHRGSNPTQITYILKFSFIYNIVMIIIVSVVFLLSHAHIAYLLEEPDLVPLLIVGVLYIAFSTLVVFNRHVLQGFEAIEISALLNAGVSIIQLLFAVGFVLLGYGVIGALVGYILGFIIISILGLSYIYIQYYRGGEKRDTEIDLQRQIVSYSFPLIATNSANVLAKQVDTILVGFFLNPTAVAFYTISKQVITFVETPISALGFTLSPTYAAQKTSGNSETAARIYERAFSYGLLLYVPGAAGLILISEPMIRIIFGSDYLGAVPVLQILSIYAILQSITKITSEGLDFLGRAQERAILMVITSVLNAVLNIILIPIVGVIGAAIATVITYSIYTVGTVFLITIELKISVKFLFQRIAVAISISVIIYLIVSQFIEYITGFITLFAIVGLGVVIWLSLLHILGVFNVRKSYEKVIGSD, encoded by the coding sequence ATGAGTCTTATCTCTGATCTTAGTAAACGATTCCGAGCTGAACTTGTTGGTCGGATTATTGATGTTATTTCAGGAGGAATACTAATCGTCGCTTTAGCCCATCTACTGGATCCAAACGCATATGGATTATTATTTCTGGCGATTTCCATCTTTGGGATGGCCGAGATACTAAGCAGATTTGGAATCGCAAAATCCGCTGCCCGATTTATAGTTGAACACAGAGGTTCGAACCCCACCCAAATTACATACATCTTAAAATTCTCATTCATCTACAATATTGTTATGATTATAATTGTCTCTGTGGTTTTTTTACTATCACACGCTCATATAGCGTATTTGCTGGAAGAGCCGGATCTTGTTCCCCTTCTTATAGTTGGAGTCCTATATATTGCATTCTCCACTCTTGTCGTATTTAATCGCCACGTGCTGCAAGGGTTTGAGGCAATAGAAATAAGTGCACTGTTAAACGCTGGAGTTAGTATTATCCAACTTCTATTTGCTGTTGGATTTGTTCTCCTTGGATATGGGGTTATTGGAGCACTTGTTGGATACATTCTTGGTTTTATTATTATCAGTATTTTAGGCCTATCTTACATATATATTCAATACTATCGTGGTGGGGAGAAGAGAGATACTGAGATCGATCTTCAACGGCAAATTGTCTCTTATTCGTTCCCTTTGATTGCGACAAACAGTGCAAATGTTCTTGCAAAACAAGTCGACACTATTTTGGTTGGGTTTTTTCTCAACCCGACTGCAGTAGCGTTTTACACAATCAGTAAACAAGTGATCACATTTGTAGAAACCCCAATATCGGCACTAGGTTTCACACTTTCGCCAACATACGCTGCTCAAAAAACAAGTGGCAACTCAGAAACAGCAGCTAGAATATATGAGAGGGCTTTTTCATATGGATTATTATTATATGTACCTGGAGCGGCAGGACTTATCTTGATATCTGAACCGATGATTAGAATTATTTTTGGAAGTGATTATCTTGGTGCTGTCCCTGTATTACAGATACTATCTATCTATGCTATTTTACAATCAATTACTAAAATCACAAGTGAAGGACTTGATTTTCTTGGAAGAGCTCAAGAACGAGCAATCCTCATGGTGATTACATCGGTCTTGAATGCGGTTCTAAACATAATACTTATTCCAATTGTTGGAGTTATTGGAGCAGCAATTGCCACTGTGATCACTTATTCGATCTATACAGTTGGCACAGTTTTCCTTATTACGATAGAGCTCAAAATCAGTGTAAAATTCTTGTTCCAGAGAATAGCGGTAGCCATATCTATATCAGTGATAATATATTTGATTGTTTCACAGTTTATCGAATACATTACCGGTTTTATAACCCTATTTGCAATTGTGGGATTAGGGGTTGTGATTTGGCTATCCTTATTACATATACTTGGGGTTTTTAACGTACGGAAATCATATGAAAAAGTAATTGGATCCGATTAG
- a CDS encoding polysaccharide deacetylase family protein, which yields MTATFVVSIEVELGWGTHDLNDFSHLSADGSVEREFLDLFLQIADRHSVAVTFNVVGKLFDKCDTNNDRHLYPSGWFSSETGQKGLFYGPDLINAIDNTDVNHEVCTHTYSHILFEDMSRNVAQADLREAQRTHYERYRSKTKSLVPPRHQEPEMETLKENNIEIIRLGRPLQSSTRPGLFWELFVGLPFAHTPRTVDDVVETYVSRFPSLTVPLLPRGRSSPPSVFKLIPTEFRGRTYRYGIKRALDQASKNNQVVHLWCHVYNFSSKQQIKHIDKLFSMVSSRDDVQTKTMAQLNEAVRGQ from the coding sequence ATGACTGCAACTTTCGTTGTCAGCATTGAGGTTGAACTTGGATGGGGCACCCATGATCTTAATGATTTCAGTCATTTGAGTGCTGATGGTAGTGTTGAAAGAGAGTTTCTAGACCTCTTCCTTCAGATTGCAGATCGGCATTCAGTTGCAGTTACATTCAACGTTGTTGGGAAATTGTTTGATAAGTGCGATACAAATAATGACAGACATTTGTATCCATCTGGTTGGTTTAGTTCGGAAACCGGTCAAAAGGGTTTGTTCTACGGCCCTGACCTTATCAATGCAATTGATAATACAGATGTCAATCACGAAGTCTGTACGCATACTTACAGCCATATTCTATTTGAAGATATGTCACGTAACGTTGCTCAAGCAGATTTGAGAGAGGCTCAAAGAACTCATTATGAGAGATACCGTTCTAAAACGAAATCATTGGTTCCACCCCGTCATCAAGAGCCTGAAATGGAAACTCTCAAAGAAAATAACATCGAAATTATTAGATTGGGTCGACCCCTACAATCCAGCACCCGACCGGGACTCTTCTGGGAGTTATTTGTTGGACTGCCATTCGCACACACCCCCCGGACTGTGGATGATGTTGTTGAGACGTACGTCTCACGCTTTCCTTCGCTCACTGTTCCATTGCTTCCCCGAGGCCGGTCAAGTCCACCATCAGTTTTCAAACTAATTCCAACAGAGTTTCGGGGGCGAACATACCGATATGGAATTAAACGAGCTCTTGATCAAGCTAGTAAGAACAATCAGGTTGTCCACCTTTGGTGCCACGTTTATAACTTCTCCTCAAAACAACAAATAAAACACATTGATAAGCTCTTTAGTATGGTTAGTTCCCGTGACGATGTTCAAACAAAGACAATGGCTCAGCTAAATGAAGCAGTTCGGGGTCAGTAG
- a CDS encoding transposase — MRQLADQHYPDATTRIRIVLDNFNTHTEQAFYEYLRPAEARQLLERPEFYFTPRHERWLNMVEIEFSVLSSQCFDQRIRTQRSFVRMWLHGCPIRTSHLPLLIGCFR; from the coding sequence ATGCGCCAACTCGCTGACCAGCATTACCCGGATGCAACTACTCGTATCCGGATAGTACTCGACAACTTCAATACGCATACTGAACAGGCGTTCTACGAGTATCTCCGGCCGGCCGAGGCTCGTCAATTATTGGAACGACCGGAGTTCTATTTCACGCCCAGGCACGAGAGGTGGCTCAATATGGTAGAAATCGAGTTCAGCGTACTTTCATCTCAGTGTTTCGATCAGCGCATTCGGACTCAGCGCTCCTTCGTTCGGATGTGGCTGCATGGGTGCCCCATCAGAACGAGTCATCTTCCTCTATTGATTGGCTGTTTTCGATGA
- a CDS encoding NAD-dependent epimerase/dehydratase family protein, with amino-acid sequence MDISGLTDQTVLITGGAGFIGGHLADHLVSNNDVRIVDSFTTGSRANVPKETTCLDGDICDRKTIERATADVDLIFHEAALVSVQQSVEAPEKSHAINVRATLSLLERARKIDARVVLASSAAIYGHPEQIPIRETDAKTPSSPYGLEKLTIDHYARQYHDLYGLDTVALRYFNVYGPRQSAGDYSGVISIFLEQAQNDDPITIYGDGEQTRDFVYVDDVVQANLLAADSDHSGEAYNVGTGESVTINELAETIVDVTDSNSDIVHTEEREGDIRHSEPDISKIQTDLGYEPTVSLKEGLEKTIQASKSS; translated from the coding sequence ATGGACATTTCCGGATTGACGGATCAAACAGTCCTCATTACAGGGGGTGCGGGATTTATTGGAGGCCACCTCGCAGATCATCTGGTATCCAACAATGACGTCCGCATCGTCGATTCGTTCACGACTGGCAGCCGTGCGAACGTCCCCAAAGAGACAACCTGCCTCGACGGTGATATCTGCGACAGGAAAACCATCGAGCGAGCCACCGCGGACGTAGACCTGATCTTCCACGAAGCCGCACTCGTGAGTGTCCAGCAATCGGTCGAAGCCCCCGAGAAAAGCCACGCGATCAACGTCCGGGCAACGCTATCGCTGCTCGAGCGCGCTCGCAAAATTGACGCACGAGTCGTCCTCGCCTCAAGTGCAGCGATTTACGGCCATCCCGAACAGATCCCGATCCGCGAAACAGACGCGAAAACCCCGTCCTCACCCTACGGGCTCGAGAAGCTCACGATCGACCACTACGCCAGACAGTACCACGACCTCTATGGACTTGACACGGTCGCATTGCGCTACTTTAACGTCTACGGCCCACGCCAATCAGCGGGTGACTACAGTGGGGTCATTAGTATTTTCCTCGAGCAAGCCCAGAACGACGATCCAATCACGATCTATGGCGACGGCGAACAGACGCGCGATTTCGTCTACGTCGACGATGTCGTCCAGGCGAACCTCCTCGCAGCCGACTCTGATCACTCGGGAGAGGCGTACAACGTCGGCACCGGCGAGAGTGTCACGATCAACGAACTCGCGGAGACGATCGTAGACGTCACGGACTCGAATTCGGACATCGTCCACACCGAAGAACGAGAGGGAGACATCCGCCACAGCGAACCGGATATCTCGAAGATTCAAACCGACCTGGGCTACGAGCCCACCGTCTCGCTGAAAGAGGGCCTCGAGAAAACGATCCAGGCATCTAAATCCAGCTAG